The window TTTATCTATTCCAGACATTGTCATTTTTCAACGCCGACAACCTTCAGGAAATACTCCATGTTGCTATCGGAAGCATAACGTTTCTCGTCGCATTTTTATTAATTACGCTCAAGCTTGATATGCAGGTAAACAAAAATGAAACCTAAAACCATCTCACATGTATTGTTTCATGTCATTTTGTGGGCAATGGTACTGCCGCAACTCAGCTTGATAGGTCTCAATCTGTACAGCTGGCAGCTTATCGGCGAAGAGGCAAACATGGAAGAACGTCGTTGGGCGTTAGTAGTCCTTTGTCTGCAAATTGGGTTATTAACCGGCACTCTAGTCGCCATGGCATTGCAACTCATCAATAAAGTCACGATAGGCTGGAAAATTCAATTGGTATCCCTCGCTGCACATGTGAGCTACATGATTTTCTTTGTAGCGACACTCAGTGACATTATCCCCAATAGCATCCAGCCCTGGATTCTTAATGAAGGCAATGTTGGACGATGGACCATTACATTGCTCATGCCCGGCGCGTTTATCTCACTTTATGCGCTTACTCGGGCAACATTCTCGAAAATTAAAACTACCGGTGGCGCGGGCTCGCTCATTGTTTTAAGCCTCGCAATGCCCCTATTGTGGTATGCATTCGTAGTGATAACCCAACCGGCTTGGCTGGGGCAGTTATCCGTTGTTATCACCATAACCTTATCTGTCATCATGGTTACCTTGTTCCTGGGCGCAATCATTCGTCTTTGCGACAAAATCCTGATAGGTAACGAATCGGGCGTGTTATACAAAAATCATTACGCAGTCGCCACGATTTTTGGGTTAATCATGCCAATACTGGGGCTTGCATTAAACATCCAGATTCCATTCCCCGCGGATCTCCAAACTCCGATAATTTACGTGTTAGCTATCGGTAACGGAGCAATTCTTTTATTAAAGCCGGGGATGGATAGATTTACCCCTCAGGTGTTGTTTTTAAGATTCTTGTGTTTGCCCTTTACTGTCTATTTCTTCTTGGTATTTTTGCCGTTTTTGCCTTTATCCCTGCTTGCCATTATCGCTATGGGCGCAGGCTTTTTAATGCTGACACCGTTAGCACTCGGGATATTTCAAGCGCGAGTTACTTACAGCGAATTCACTACATGTCGAACAAAAATCGGAAGTATGAAAACAGCTATCATCGCTGTTTGTGGCTTTTTGATCATCCCTGGATATCTGCTGGTTCAAGCAAACCTGGATAAGAAGGCCTTGCATACCAGTCTTGATTATTTTTACTCCCATGACATGCAGTCTGATGCATTATCGGCATCAGAAATGGAACGGGCTGCAAACGCTCTTGTGCAGCTTAGAAACCGCAAACAAAACGCACAACTTCCCTACATATCAGGTAGCTACAATAAAATCGTATTTGGCGATATGGTTCTGACCGATAAAAAAATAGAATCTATGTATCAGCTTCTTACCGGGGAGAAAATAGCCGAAGCACCAAACTCAATAACTTCACGTCAAAACTCTTCAAGGCGAACATGGCTGACACCACCGAGCACGGATACCAGCGTTCAATCTATGGCTGTTATCGACAAAGGAACGACTAAAAAGACATTAAAGCTCACCTTGCGTAACCACAGCGATGATACCCATTCGCTGTATCGTGAATCCATCACCATCCCAAAAGGTGTATTTGTAAGTGGCTTGCGATTGAAAATCGGAGATACCTGGGAGGATGGCCAGATCTTCGATAAAAAGACAGCTATTTGGGTATTTGAAAAAATCACTGAGGTTCGCAGAGACCCAGCCTTAATCTACTATTCATCACCTGAGACATTGGACTTTAGGGTTTACCCATTTCCAAAACAGGGAATTCGCGAAGTTGAAGTTGATTTTACCTATCACCCGGCCTCTGCGGCTACGATAACACTGGGCGACCAGGAATTAGCGTTAACCTCATCTAATCTTTCCGGCTCCATTGTCGACACAAACAATAATGCGATTTCTATGGAGCAGGTTTCCCAATTTGCGTTTCTTCGAAAACCTTATCTGCATTTTATTCTGGATTATGGCGCCAGCAATGCATTTACAGCGTCTGATTTCGCCAAACGTATTTTTGAAATTCAGCAACAATTTGATATCGATTCAGCCAAAATATCTGCCGCCAATATCAGTCTTTCCAGCACAGTCGAGATCAGTGAACTAAGCGCTTTGACCACCGAGCAATTAGCGCAAGAAATAAAGTCTATCTCTCTTGCCAGAGCTGGCGGCTTTTGGCAGCAACAGGCGTTAGCAAAATTGTTTATTGATTTTGATAAAAATCTAAAGCCCGAAAACCTCAATCAAGTACCCGTTTTTATCAGCATTTCCGATAAACCCACGAAACTCAAAAACATCGATTTGAGTGCCTGGCAATCGTTAATCCCCGATTTCGATAAGTGGTATGAAGCGACCCCTGACAAGGTTCAGGCTCACCCACTAAGCCCTATCAATGCCTCGGTGAATCAAGAGCTATCTTTGATCTATCCGCTAACTGGACTCAAAAGGGTATTGATACTAACAACCCAAGATGGCTTAAAGGCCGTTGCAACGGATACATCAAGTCTGGTCGGTGACATGTCCCTAACGCCAGAATTTTATTCACCAGCAACAAAGCGCTTTGTTTTTGTTCAACAAACAAATAAAGAATATCCGGCAACTGATGATTGGCAGAAATATGCGAGCTTATGGTTAGAATGGGAAAGAGCAAGTACCAATCCTTCTCTACTGGAATCGAAAAGAACGTATTTTCTAAACGAAAGCAAAAACCATGGCCTTGTGCTTCCTACAACATCGTTAATTGTTGTCGAAAGTGCCTCACAGTGGGAAATGTTAAAACGCAAAGAAAAGCAGTCGTTAAATAATCATAGTGGTTTGGAATTCGAGAATGAAACTGATGCTTCGGAGCCCGCGGCTTGGATATTGCTATTACTATTTGCGATTATTGCAGCATTAAAGCCTGCAAAGATTCAAAGATATATTGGCCAATGGCGAATAAAAAATTGAGTTTCAAATGTATGAAAAATTAATTTGGAGCACTAATAACGCAAAGAACCCGGCCCAGCACCTGAGATTTACTCACTGGGCCGAATTGTTCAACAGATAGGCTCTGAGTATTCTCACTGCGACTCCAGATCAGCCCATTCTTATCCACCATGGCAACGGTTTTGACATTAACGCCATGTTCAGGGTGATTAATGACCAATTGCTGCTCAGGTTTAATTGGCAAAAAATTAAGCAAACTGGTACACAATAGATAACTCGAATCAGGCAGTAAGGGTTCCATCGCCTCTCCCTGCACCTTTAAGACATTAAAACCAATCATCATTACGCCCTATTCTGTTAGTGAGATTGGCATAAGAGGGTAAGTCAGATTCCCGTGGCTTTTTAACACGCTGGAATAATCACCAGGATCAGAACGGCTTTTATTACCACATGAAAAGCGCGTGCGAAGCTTCTCGATAAGACGATTACTCGCAAATAATTTGTCTTTTTTAAGCATCCTATCTTGGTTAAATTCAAACAGTTCGGCCTGAGCCATTAAGCCCAATTTGGCTTCTAAATTGGTATTAGAACAAGGGATCAATTCCGCCTCAATATTCACATTGGCCTCACGACCAAATAAATCATCCGCAGCACGAGCAAAATCTTCTTCAATTCTCGTAAGCCGGTATCGATTGCGAATGGTTTTAAATTTTTTCACTAATCTTTGATAAGCGTCTTTTCCATTCATCTCTTTAGCGTTTACTGACGCAAATCCAAATAACTGATCGAGTAACATCATCAATTTAAACATTCCTTCCTCCGCAAAACTCTCCAAGTATTAGTGAAGCATCGATTGAGAAGCTGCTTTCGAACCACGATTAACGGGGCTGGTTGTATGCTTCATCGCATTCTGCCCACAGTGTTGAATATTTGGATACTTTTTGGAAAATTCGACAATCGGCGTCCAGGTTACAGATAAAGCCTGAATGGCTAGCAGGCGCACCTCTTCACAGCTCTCATTTTTTTCCAACAAGGCGCGACAATAATCTTGAGGTAATAACAGATAATGAAGTGAGGTTCGCAATTCCCCCTGAGCTTCGAACAGGGTCGAGAGGTTGTGGCAGGTACAAATCCAGGCCATTAGGGTATCCGTATCGTTGGGATAGTTTTGGCATTCCTTTGATAAAACCTCATAAGCCTGAAAATAAACAAGCTCGGCATTGAGCCACTGCTCTTTACTGTAGAAATCATTCCCTTGTTTTAAAAGCGTGCGCCAAAGCAGTTTTTTCGGTGAATCGGGTTGCTGAACTTGTTGCATATTGGATAACCTTCAAGAAGCAAAAACACCACTAAACGATAATCATTATCATTTAGATTTGCAAGTTTTTAGATAAAAGTTATCTCAAATCGAAACTCTACCTTGATTTTCTGGGTGGTTATCGCAAATTAACGATGCGGGAAGGTAATTTCTTGACTCCCCCGGTCCTAACACTTAAAACAATTAAACAAATTCTTAACAAAGTGCGTATAAGTAATCTCGCTCCTATCTTTCGAGCGTGTTAACAATACCCAACAAAGATAACCTAAAAATGTATGGCATTATCAATAAATTAAGAAAAAATGATTTTAAGCTGTTTGCTCAAATAGTTTTGAGCTCACTCCTATTTATTGGAATGAACTTAGCATCAGCTAATACCTCTGCGACAGGGCCGCATATTGAAGTATCCATCCATAGCGAAAATCAAAGCTGGCAACCCGGCAGTGAACAGTGGATAGGGATCCTGTTAGAACCGGAAGATGAATGGCACACTTATTGGCAAAACCCCGGGGATTCCGGCGAGGCGCCAACTATTAACTGGAGCAGTGACGCCGAACTGCAATTTGGTCACATTCAATGGCCAATCCCCAAAGCTATCCCGGTGGCCCATCTGGTAAACTATGGCTATGAAGGCGCCAACCTGTTAATGGTACCGGTTCAGGTGCCTGAAAACCTTAACCAAGACAACATCACTATAGATGCCTCTTTATCCTGGTTGGTTTGTAAAGAAGACTGTATCCCTGGATGGGCAGACTTATCCCTGACATTACCGGTGCAACAACAAAGTCAACCGTCCACTTCTAAGCCTTTGTTTGATGATCAGCGCCAGTCTCTGCCCCAAAGCCAGGCACTTGAAGGTAAGTACGAAATAACCGAAGAACATATTTCCATCGCCTTCACCGCACCTGTTGCTTCAAACTGGACCGTATTTCCAATTCGCTCTGATGTTATTCAGCATAACCAGATACAACAAGCTATCGCTGACGGTACCCAATTTACCAGTGTTATTCCGCTGTCCGACTACTTTGTAAAATCCGACGATGCGTTACAGTTTCTGGTGAGTGATGGCGAAACTGGCTATTACCTGACAACTCAAGCCAATAGCATGGTACCCGCCACAATCGAAACCTCCGAAACCAGCAGTCTCTGGTTACTGGTAGTGATGGCCTTTGTTGGTGGTTTAATTCTCAATATCATGCCTTGCGTATTGCCTGTGCTGTCTTTTAAAGCCCTGTCGTTATCCGAGCAAACAATGTCCTTGAGTAAAAAACTCGGCTACCTGATTGGTGTGCTATTTAGCTTTAATGTCTTCGCCGTTCTTATCATTGCCCTGAAGGAATCGGGCAATGCCGTTGGCTGGGGTTTTCATATGCAGGAACCTGCGGTCATCGTGGCGCTGTGTTTTCTGTTTGTTTATATCACTCTTACCCTTCTCGACATTGGCCCAACAGGTGCTAAGTTTGCAGGCGTCGGCCAGTCCCTTATCAAGGGCGATAGTTTTATCAGCCAGTTTTTCACCGGCGTACTGGCGGCGATTGTCGCCTCGCCCTGTACTGCGCCGTTTATGGCAGCAGCACTGGGTGTGGCGCTTTTAAGCGACAATATCTCCGCATTCGTTATTTTTAACGCTCTGGCCATCGGCTTTGCCTTGCCAATGACCTTATTAATAGTATCGAAAACGTTTCGTAACCGACTTCCCAAGCCTGGCCCCTGGATGAATACCTTTAAAGTGTTCCTGGCCTTTCCAATGCTGGCAACTGTAGTTTGGCTAGTATGGGTATTCCTTGGACAAAGCAATGGCAGTGCTCAATTTGTACTGATGATGGCGTTGTTGTTATTCGCACTGCTTCTATGGATAGCGTCGGTAAGCAGAGGCTGGTGGCAAAACGTAATGCAGGTAAGCGCACTTGGCTTTGTGGTATTTGCTACCTACATAAGTGCATCTGTGACCCCAAATGATAATGCGACTGACAATACGGCGAGCTTTGAGCAAGCCTATAGTCCTGCAGCGCTTGCTGAGTTAAAACAGAACAATCAGGTTGTGCTGGTTAACATGACCGCAGATTGGTGTATTACCTGCAAAGTGAATGAACAAGTCGCCTTTGCCGATCAGCAAGTGCAAAGCGTTCTCCAGTCTTCTACAGTGAACTATATGGTTGGAGACTGGACTAATAAAAACACCGAAATTCTTGAATTTTTACAACAGTACCAACGCTCTGGCGTGCCCTTGTATGTCATATACGCAGGGGATAGTTATGAGCAGGTATTGCCACAAATACTTACGGCCGACATTGTTATTGAGGCCATTAATCAAGCTAAAAAGGAAATCAATCATGGTTAAACATAGCGCCATACTAACTTTGTTTTTCTCATTCGCATTATCCCTGTCGGTGCAAGCCGGGGTTAAAGTTGACGAGGCAGCGCCGGATTTTGAGTTAGTAAACGAAGCGGGCAAAACCGTTAAACTCAGTGACTACCAAGGTAAATATGTAGTTTTAGAGTGGACCAATCATCTGTGTCCATACGTTAAAAAGCACTATGAAAGTGGCAATATGCCAAATCTACAAAGCAAGTATACCGACAAAGATGTGGTCTGGTTGCAGGTCATTTCCTCTGCCGAAGGTAAGCAAGGTTATGTTGAAGCCGAAGAAGCCGTGGCTTTAAACAAAGAGCGTCAAGCAGCTCCTTCACACGTATTGTTCGATCCTGAAGGTGATGTAGGTAAGCTTTATGGCGCCAAAACTACACCACATATGTACATCATCAATCCGGAAGGCGAGCTTAAATACGCGGGTGCTATCGACAGCATCAAATCGGCAGACCCAGCAGATATTGAGAAAGCGACAAATTACGTCGATACCGGCTTGACCTCACTGATGGCTGGTGGCGAAGTGGAAAACAAACTAACACCACCTTACGGCTGTTCTGTTAAATACAAAAGCTAATCGTTAGCGTATTTCTGTGGGAGAAGCTTATCGCTTCTCCCCTTTACAATCTCTCTCCCATTCCTGTTTTTCTGTAAAAAAATCCGACATAAATTTGTCTTATTGAGGTCACGTGCTAGATTAAAAGTAACAACAATAACGTTTGGTGTAGTGTTAATGATTAACAGGAAAATCATAGGGATATGTCGCAAAGTAACCGTGGTTGCTTTGTTGTTGTGTCCGTTCGCCTCCAATGCTGAAATCCCCCGCTCGCCCATCCCTTTTTACGCCGGTGTTGGCCTGGGTTCCAGCAGTTACGATTACCCCAACAATGACCTTGAATCCAGAAGCGTCGACAAATCTGGTTTTTATTATCAATTATTTGCCGGCTACAGTTTCAACGAATATTTCGCCATTGAGGCGGGTTATGCCGTTTTAAGTGAACTTGAAGAAACCATCGAGCAGGAATTTGCGGGCACTACAGATCGCAATGTCGAACTGTATCGCGACTCAACCATAAGTGTTGACGGCTTTCGCCTTAACCTGAAAGGGTCTCTGCCAATAAATCGCCATTTTAGTCTTTACGCTAAGGCTGGATTGTTTCGTTGGAATTCCGATCATGACACGGTTTTGACGGTTAATTATTTTGATCCTGAAATAGAAGATATTGACCGCAGAGAATCTGTTTCCGATAGCGGAACCGATGGCCATTACGCTATTGGCGTTGAAGGAAGAAGAGATCGCCTGAGTGTTTTTATCGAGCACGAATTATACGAAACCGAAACTGAAAACATTTATGGTGTGAATGTTGGCATTCACTATGTTTTTTAGAGCTACTCCCACCGTTACCTCTAAAACCGCTGGTAAATCGTAGAAAATTTCAGCAATCAATGTGACATCGCTGGCAAAACCTTGCCAGCGCTACCCGACTTATCTAAGATGCTCCCATTGACGGTATCTACCGTTCAGCCCCCCTTATAAATACTGGCGTCACTGCCAGAACTCAAAGATTCGTTTTCAAAAACTCGGAATATTCCTATGAAGAAGTTCTCAATGAGCCTGGTAGCGGCTTTATCTCTGTGCTTACCTCTAACGGCTAACGCCAATGTTCAACTTGGTTTAGGTATCGATAAGGGGCTTGGCATTAGTGCTCAAATCGATAATGTACAACTTTTTGCCGGCAATGACGGTGTAAGCCTGGATTACAAATTTGAGCAAGGGACATTCAAGCAAAATGCGCCGTTTTCCTGGTACATTGCCGCTGGCGCCTATGCCGGAGAGCATGACTATGGTCTGCGGGTTCCTTTCGGTATTAAATTGCATTTCGCCAAAGGCTGGCATCTCTATGGTCAACTGGCACCGCAGTTAGAAATGCACGATGATGACCATCGCAACGATGACGATGAATTACAGTTCGGTCTTAGCACTGCCATTGGCGTTCGCTATAGCTTCTAGTTCCAGCCATCGCTAAAGATAATAAAAAAGGGCAACTCAAGTTATGAGGCGCCCTTTTTTAAAACTTTTTTAATGATGCTAACAATAACTAAAATCGAAAACCAATAGACAATGCCGAAGCAATTGCGCTGGTATCGATTTCTGCAAAATCTTCATAATCTCCGGTTGAGCGCAGCGCCAGAGTTAAATCGATTGTAACCGCAGGCCAGTGATAACCGATACCACCATTTAACTGGAAACCCGAAAAAGATTCGTCAAAGTCAGTGCCACTGACTTCCCAGGTTTCCCGATACACACCGCCGCCAATATAGGCTTTAAAACCTTCGCTTAATAAACCGGTGCCGTAATAACCAAGGATATCGAATCCGTCATTTTCCAGATCAGACCAATCATCGTGTTCTAGCGTGTAATAGTTGAAACGAGCTCCGACATTATCGTTAAACGCATAAGTCGCGTTAAGTAGTAACCCTGAAAAATCGTCATCCTCGTAACCTGAGTCATCGGCACTTATGGTTAGAGCGTAACTACCAATACCCAGGGAATAGGGTTTGTCATCGGTCATCGCCTGTAGCTTGAGACTGAAAAATAATGAGAAGACTAACAGCGTAGCGCTTCCTGCTTTTAAGTATGTCATCCTTAATTCCTTGTAAAACTTAATTCTATGGAAAGCTCATTAAAAATCAGATAATTGCACAAGTAAACAATTATTTTCAGGATTAATATCGGCGATAAAAGCAACAGCAAATACTAGGTTTTAAAATAGATCACTGATAGGATAAGTCGTTTATATACAAAAAGGAGAAGTTATGACAACTGAAGTCACACAAGCAAATGAAGAAAACGTATTTGAAGCACCGCAGGCAGATTTGGGTGTTCATTCTGGTAACAAGCCCATTTTGGAATTTAAGAGATTCTCTGCGTGGGGAGTATTCCTACTAGGTATTGTTACGTTAGGCTTATACTACATCTACTGGGTATACAATCGCTCACAAAAAACTAACGCCCTGAGCCAAAACAAGAAAGCGAGTCTTATCTCGATTTACATCGTAATCGCGTGTTTGATAGGCCTTATCTCACTTCCATTTGTGTTTGTCGACCAACAAACAATTGCAAATGCAGAAGGCATAATAAACCTTGTATATTTTATCGCTTGGATTGTCGCAATCTTTTCACTGAGAAGTGCGATTGCAGAAATTATCAATATGAGCGGTGAAGATGCAGAGCCCGTTTACCTAAACGGTATCCTGACATTCTTCTTCAGCGCGATTTATATTCAATACAAAATCAATGAAGCGATAGACAACCAGTCTTAATCCACTTTTGAAGAGGGGCGATTTAGGCCTTAAACCCCTGGTCCCCTCTCTATTAATTTGTCTTCGTGATTCACATCTGCAACATCCAAAAGATCAAGAAAAGTGTTGCCAGGGCAATACTGACTTTTCTATTGGGCTTGTATCTTTGCAGTAGAAAATAAATAACGCCCATGAGGCGATTGATTTTCAAATCTAAACAGCAAAAGAGCTCCATCGGAGCTCTTTTTATAGCATACCGCTGTGTTTGACGCTCAGATAGGTATTTATCACGTAAGGCAATAACCGCTCTGGAGAGCACTCCACACAGATAATCCCCTCTTTCGTCATACGCTTAATATGAGCCTGGTAGCGATTTTTAATTTCAATCGCCGAACAATAACTGTCAGCATCAGAGATATGACGAATCTCACTGTCTAGGGCTTCCCGTAACGCCTGGTTTTCTATATTCACCAATGCCACAAGATGGTGGCGCTGCAAACGCTTCAAAGCCGGCAATAAATCCTTAGCATTTTGATCATCAATGGTGGTCACCATAAGCACTAACGAACGCTTAGTATTTTTCTTTAGTAGCTGATTAACCGCCTGCTGGTAATCGCCATAGCTCTGGTCTGGATACAAATCATAAAAATGATTCATTACCCGGGAAACATTTTGCTCGCCTTTTACCGCTTCCAACCAGCGTTCCTGCTGGTTAAAGCTTTGCATACTGAACCAGTCGCCCTGTTTGAGGACGGTATGGCCCAGCATAAGCAAGGCATTTAACGCGGCATCGAAATGACTGCCGGTACTGGTTTCAACACTCATTTGCTGGCCCGCGTCCAGCATCACAATAATGTGTTGGTTTTGCTCTTCCTGATACTCTCTGGCAATTAACTTTTGCAGCTTACTCGACGACTTCCAGTCAATCTGACGAATGGAATCGCCCTGACGATATTCGCGAAGGTGATTAAACTCAGTACCCTGCCCACGTTTACGCATGATCTTCAGGCCATCGATTGGCAGGTTGCTTACACCTTTTAAGCTATGCTGTTGATTGACGCGACGAAAATCAGGATAAACTTTTACCGTTTCAACCGTATCCTGAAGCCATAAACACTGCCATAAACCAAATACCGAACGAACACACAACTCAGTGCCGCCAACATTATGATCGCCGCGTTCATTTGGCTTAATCCTATATTTCAATTTAGTACGTTGATTACCTTTTAAATAAAAGCTGTCGTTCTTGTGCTCACCACTGATACTGGGATCTAAATGATCCCTGACCTGCAAGGTTAATCCGCTTGCCGAGTTATTAGCGACACTAAGCTCGATATCGTACCAACGTTGAAAGCTCAGATTATTCGGTAACGTCCTGGCAATGGTCAGATCCGGCGCCCGGTAACTCACCCAAAAATCAAAACCAACGAGGATAGCCAATACCAGTGCCGCACCCACATAGTATGCTCCGAGAACTTCAGGCTCTGGCAACAGGATTAAAGCCGCAACCAAAACTGCGCTGATTAAGGCAAAGAACTTAATCAGCTTAGGTTCTGGGCGTACACCGGTTAATTTCATACCCGAGGCGCTTCCACGCTTGCCAGGATCTCTTCAATGACCTGATTCTTATCAACGCCCTCGAGTTCCAATTCGGCTGACAGGATCAGTCGATGACGTAATACGTTCGGTGCTACAACCTTGATATCATGAGGAACCACATAATCGCGATTATTCATCAAGGCATTAACTTTCGCAGCTTTCACAAGGTTGATGCTTCCGCGCAAACCAGCGCCATGCAAGACACCATGCCAGCTTCGGGATTTACGAACAATTTCTACTGCATAATCATATAGCTGCTCATCAACCAGAACATTACTGACCATGGTCTTTATCTGCTCAATCTGTGCAGGTGTTATAACCCGCTCCAAAGATGTGACTTTTTGCTCATTAC is drawn from Thalassotalea sp. PS06 and contains these coding sequences:
- a CDS encoding MSEP-CTERM sorting domain-containing protein, whose amino-acid sequence is MKPKTISHVLFHVILWAMVLPQLSLIGLNLYSWQLIGEEANMEERRWALVVLCLQIGLLTGTLVAMALQLINKVTIGWKIQLVSLAAHVSYMIFFVATLSDIIPNSIQPWILNEGNVGRWTITLLMPGAFISLYALTRATFSKIKTTGGAGSLIVLSLAMPLLWYAFVVITQPAWLGQLSVVITITLSVIMVTLFLGAIIRLCDKILIGNESGVLYKNHYAVATIFGLIMPILGLALNIQIPFPADLQTPIIYVLAIGNGAILLLKPGMDRFTPQVLFLRFLCLPFTVYFFLVFLPFLPLSLLAIIAMGAGFLMLTPLALGIFQARVTYSEFTTCRTKIGSMKTAIIAVCGFLIIPGYLLVQANLDKKALHTSLDYFYSHDMQSDALSASEMERAANALVQLRNRKQNAQLPYISGSYNKIVFGDMVLTDKKIESMYQLLTGEKIAEAPNSITSRQNSSRRTWLTPPSTDTSVQSMAVIDKGTTKKTLKLTLRNHSDDTHSLYRESITIPKGVFVSGLRLKIGDTWEDGQIFDKKTAIWVFEKITEVRRDPALIYYSSPETLDFRVYPFPKQGIREVEVDFTYHPASAATITLGDQELALTSSNLSGSIVDTNNNAISMEQVSQFAFLRKPYLHFILDYGASNAFTASDFAKRIFEIQQQFDIDSAKISAANISLSSTVEISELSALTTEQLAQEIKSISLARAGGFWQQQALAKLFIDFDKNLKPENLNQVPVFISISDKPTKLKNIDLSAWQSLIPDFDKWYEATPDKVQAHPLSPINASVNQELSLIYPLTGLKRVLILTTQDGLKAVATDTSSLVGDMSLTPEFYSPATKRFVFVQQTNKEYPATDDWQKYASLWLEWERASTNPSLLESKRTYFLNESKNHGLVLPTTSLIVVESASQWEMLKRKEKQSLNNHSGLEFENETDASEPAAWILLLLFAIIAALKPAKIQRYIGQWRIKN
- a CDS encoding nickel-type superoxide dismutase maturation protease gives rise to the protein MEPLLPDSSYLLCTSLLNFLPIKPEQQLVINHPEHGVNVKTVAMVDKNGLIWSRSENTQSLSVEQFGPVSKSQVLGRVLCVISAPN
- a CDS encoding protein-disulfide reductase DsbD is translated as MNLASANTSATGPHIEVSIHSENQSWQPGSEQWIGILLEPEDEWHTYWQNPGDSGEAPTINWSSDAELQFGHIQWPIPKAIPVAHLVNYGYEGANLLMVPVQVPENLNQDNITIDASLSWLVCKEDCIPGWADLSLTLPVQQQSQPSTSKPLFDDQRQSLPQSQALEGKYEITEEHISIAFTAPVASNWTVFPIRSDVIQHNQIQQAIADGTQFTSVIPLSDYFVKSDDALQFLVSDGETGYYLTTQANSMVPATIETSETSSLWLLVVMAFVGGLILNIMPCVLPVLSFKALSLSEQTMSLSKKLGYLIGVLFSFNVFAVLIIALKESGNAVGWGFHMQEPAVIVALCFLFVYITLTLLDIGPTGAKFAGVGQSLIKGDSFISQFFTGVLAAIVASPCTAPFMAAALGVALLSDNISAFVIFNALAIGFALPMTLLIVSKTFRNRLPKPGPWMNTFKVFLAFPMLATVVWLVWVFLGQSNGSAQFVLMMALLLFALLLWIASVSRGWWQNVMQVSALGFVVFATYISASVTPNDNATDNTASFEQAYSPAALAELKQNNQVVLVNMTADWCITCKVNEQVAFADQQVQSVLQSSTVNYMVGDWTNKNTEILEFLQQYQRSGVPLYVIYAGDSYEQVLPQILTADIVIEAINQAKKEINHG
- a CDS encoding redoxin domain-containing protein encodes the protein MVKHSAILTLFFSFALSLSVQAGVKVDEAAPDFELVNEAGKTVKLSDYQGKYVVLEWTNHLCPYVKKHYESGNMPNLQSKYTDKDVVWLQVISSAEGKQGYVEAEEAVALNKERQAAPSHVLFDPEGDVGKLYGAKTTPHMYIINPEGELKYAGAIDSIKSADPADIEKATNYVDTGLTSLMAGGEVENKLTPPYGCSVKYKS
- a CDS encoding outer membrane beta-barrel protein: MINRKIIGICRKVTVVALLLCPFASNAEIPRSPIPFYAGVGLGSSSYDYPNNDLESRSVDKSGFYYQLFAGYSFNEYFAIEAGYAVLSELEETIEQEFAGTTDRNVELYRDSTISVDGFRLNLKGSLPINRHFSLYAKAGLFRWNSDHDTVLTVNYFDPEIEDIDRRESVSDSGTDGHYAIGVEGRRDRLSVFIEHELYETETENIYGVNVGIHYVF
- a CDS encoding outer membrane beta-barrel protein produces the protein MTYLKAGSATLLVFSLFFSLKLQAMTDDKPYSLGIGSYALTISADDSGYEDDDFSGLLLNATYAFNDNVGARFNYYTLEHDDWSDLENDGFDILGYYGTGLLSEGFKAYIGGGVYRETWEVSGTDFDESFSGFQLNGGIGYHWPAVTIDLTLALRSTGDYEDFAEIDTSAIASALSIGFRF
- a CDS encoding DUF4234 domain-containing protein: MTTEVTQANEENVFEAPQADLGVHSGNKPILEFKRFSAWGVFLLGIVTLGLYYIYWVYNRSQKTNALSQNKKASLISIYIVIACLIGLISLPFVFVDQQTIANAEGIINLVYFIAWIVAIFSLRSAIAEIINMSGEDAEPVYLNGILTFFFSAIYIQYKINEAIDNQS
- a CDS encoding DUF58 domain-containing protein, with product MKLTGVRPEPKLIKFFALISAVLVAALILLPEPEVLGAYYVGAALVLAILVGFDFWVSYRAPDLTIARTLPNNLSFQRWYDIELSVANNSASGLTLQVRDHLDPSISGEHKNDSFYLKGNQRTKLKYRIKPNERGDHNVGGTELCVRSVFGLWQCLWLQDTVETVKVYPDFRRVNQQHSLKGVSNLPIDGLKIMRKRGQGTEFNHLREYRQGDSIRQIDWKSSSKLQKLIAREYQEEQNQHIIVMLDAGQQMSVETSTGSHFDAALNALLMLGHTVLKQGDWFSMQSFNQQERWLEAVKGEQNVSRVMNHFYDLYPDQSYGDYQQAVNQLLKKNTKRSLVLMVTTIDDQNAKDLLPALKRLQRHHLVALVNIENQALREALDSEIRHISDADSYCSAIEIKNRYQAHIKRMTKEGIICVECSPERLLPYVINTYLSVKHSGML